A genomic region of Sphingobacteriales bacterium contains the following coding sequences:
- the murA gene encoding UDP-N-acetylglucosamine 1-carboxyvinyltransferase, producing MDNTALEIVGGKPLRGEIEPQGAKNEALQVICATLLSSEKIILSNIPNIRDVNFLITLLEEIGVKVEQLAANTFSFQADAIQSDYFTSAAYLEKARAIRGSLTILGPLLGRFGRAFVPKPGGDKIGRRRIDTHLLGFEKLGAKFNYDAHENSYSIEAPATGLKGTYMLLEEASVTGTANIIMAAVLAEGTTTIYNAACEPYIQQLCKMLIAMGAKISGIGSNLLSIEGITKLSGCSHRCLPDMIEVGSFIGLAAMTASEITIKNVAYNELGIIPDTFRKLGIIIEKRNDDLHIPAQEHYEVQRYIDGSILTINDGTWPRFTPDLISVALVTAIQASGSVLIHQRMFESRLFFVDRLIEMGAEIVLCDPHRAVVNGLNRRYALRGISMSSPDIRAGVSLLIAALSAKGKSNISNISQIDRGYEQIDLRLRALGADIKRI from the coding sequence TCTTTCCAATATTCCCAATATCCGCGATGTTAATTTTTTAATAACATTGTTGGAGGAAATAGGCGTAAAGGTAGAGCAATTAGCCGCTAATACTTTTTCGTTTCAAGCAGATGCCATACAGTCCGATTATTTCACTTCGGCGGCGTATTTGGAAAAAGCCCGCGCCATTCGCGGCTCGCTCACCATTTTGGGTCCTTTGCTCGGACGCTTCGGCAGGGCATTTGTTCCGAAACCTGGTGGCGATAAAATCGGGCGGCGGCGTATTGACACACACCTGCTGGGTTTTGAAAAATTAGGAGCAAAGTTCAACTACGATGCCCACGAAAACAGCTACTCCATCGAAGCCCCCGCCACCGGCTTGAAAGGTACTTACATGCTTTTAGAGGAAGCCTCTGTCACCGGCACTGCCAATATTATTATGGCGGCGGTATTGGCAGAAGGCACTACCACCATTTACAATGCCGCCTGCGAACCTTATATTCAGCAATTATGTAAAATGCTGATAGCGATGGGCGCAAAAATTTCCGGTATAGGCTCTAATTTGCTCTCTATTGAGGGCATTACAAAATTGAGCGGCTGCTCACACAGATGCTTGCCGGATATGATAGAAGTGGGGAGTTTTATAGGATTGGCGGCAATGACAGCCTCCGAAATTACGATTAAAAATGTTGCCTACAATGAGTTGGGCATTATTCCCGACACTTTTCGCAAATTGGGCATCATCATAGAAAAGCGCAACGACGACCTCCACATTCCGGCACAGGAACACTACGAAGTACAACGCTATATAGACGGCTCTATCCTTACTATCAACGACGGCACTTGGCCTCGTTTCACACCCGACCTCATCAGCGTAGCTTTAGTAACCGCCATACAAGCCTCCGGCAGCGTACTCATTCATCAGCGTATGTTTGAAAGTCGCTTGTTTTTTGTGGACAGGCTGATTGAAATGGGGGCGGAAATTGTGCTGTGCGACCCACACCGTGCCGTAGTCAATGGTTTAAACCGCCGCTACGCTCTTCGAGGTATCAGTATGTCGTCGCCGGATATTCGGGCGGGGGTATCGCTGTTGATAGCGGCATTAAGTGCCAAAGGAAAAAGCAACATCAGCAATATATCACAAATAGACAGGGGCTATGAACAAATAGACCTTCGTCTGCGTGCTTTGGGAGCAGATATTAAAAGAATTTAA
- a CDS encoding DUF2141 domain-containing protein, translated as MKISFSSQHQVALHIEVRGLPNNQGKVALELYNEQQQVVAQRWGDVSDKKSFFEFNELPQGRYAVRLFHDANNNKKLDTNWFGMPIEAYGFSNDARALTSAPAFEKQLFDLFEAKNIKITAR; from the coding sequence ATGAAAATCTCTTTTTCTTCCCAACATCAGGTTGCTTTGCACATAGAAGTACGCGGCTTACCCAATAATCAGGGAAAAGTGGCTTTGGAACTCTACAACGAACAACAACAAGTGGTGGCGCAGCGTTGGGGGGATGTTTCCGATAAAAAAAGCTTTTTTGAATTCAACGAGTTGCCGCAGGGTCGTTATGCCGTCCGTTTGTTTCACGATGCCAATAATAATAAAAAATTAGATACCAATTGGTTTGGAATGCCCATTGAAGCCTATGGTTTTTCCAATGATGCCCGCGCACTTACCTCTGCTCCCGCTTTTGAAAAACAACTTTTTGACCTTTTTGAAGCCAAAAATATCAAAATTACGGCACGATGA
- a CDS encoding serine/threonine protein phosphatase, giving the protein MRQIAVSDIHGHIQTFERLLYKKVKLQLTDELYILGDYIDRGPGSKQVIDCILELRQAGYSVHCIMGNHEKLMLDARNSLLDAQIWLQNGGEATLRSFGVLNLYEIPPLYWRFLESLAYYIELNTYYLVHAGFDFSKSGAALEQLEAMLWIRKWYRTLDRGFLGKKSIVHGHTPITKDEIKTMLAQQKELPVLDIDCGCYAYWRKGMGRLCAFDLTNKKLYFQKNIDVERIT; this is encoded by the coding sequence ATGCGTCAAATTGCTGTTTCTGATATACACGGACATATTCAAACATTTGAACGTTTACTATACAAAAAAGTAAAACTGCAACTTACAGACGAGTTGTATATTTTGGGCGATTATATAGACAGAGGCCCCGGCTCCAAACAAGTAATAGATTGTATTCTTGAATTGCGACAGGCAGGCTATTCGGTGCATTGCATTATGGGCAACCACGAAAAATTGATGTTAGATGCACGCAACAGTTTATTAGATGCCCAAATTTGGTTACAAAACGGCGGCGAAGCTACTTTGCGCAGTTTTGGCGTACTTAATTTATACGAAATACCTCCCTTATATTGGCGTTTTTTGGAATCTCTGGCATACTATATTGAACTAAATACTTACTATTTGGTGCATGCCGGTTTTGATTTTTCTAAATCGGGGGCAGCCTTGGAACAATTGGAGGCAATGTTGTGGATAAGAAAATGGTATCGTACTTTAGACAGGGGTTTTTTAGGCAAAAAAAGCATTGTACATGGGCATACTCCCATCACGAAAGATGAAATAAAAACTATGCTCGCCCAACAAAAAGAACTCCCCGTGTTGGATATCGATTGTGGTTGCTACGCCTATTGGCGCAAAGGAATGGGGCGTTTATGCGCTTTTGACCTTACCAACAAAAAATTGTATTTTCAAAAAAACATAGACGTAGAAAGAATAACCTAA
- a CDS encoding acyl-CoA reductase: MLLKDKIALLACWGDVLLEGGEAQENAIRTAFFHNAWFTSDNCRLAIRSIASRFLNAEFLQQWAQHYRLDLHHAHPPKTIALVMAGNIPLVGFHDWLAVLMSGNKALVKLSSKDEHLPRFLWQQLALIQADFAQQSTVFTEHIIQNFDAVIATGSNNSGRYFEHYFAKYPHIIRKNRGSVAVLTGKETPNDIEQLGQDIFTYFGLGCRNVSKLFVPKGYDFSYLLDHLESFSEMMQHHKYKNNYDYLRSLLLLNQTPHYASDFLMLIENKAVSSPLSCVHFEFYDSNDDLSNHLIEQAADIQVVVGEGFIPFGNTQNPSLSDYADKIDTMQFLLQLHTP, translated from the coding sequence ATGCTATTAAAAGATAAAATTGCGCTGCTCGCTTGCTGGGGCGATGTTTTGCTGGAGGGTGGCGAGGCACAAGAAAATGCCATACGCACTGCATTTTTTCACAATGCCTGGTTTACGTCCGACAATTGTCGTTTGGCAATTCGCAGCATTGCTTCGCGTTTTCTGAATGCCGAATTTTTGCAACAATGGGCGCAGCACTACCGCTTGGATTTGCACCACGCTCACCCGCCCAAAACTATTGCTCTGGTGATGGCGGGTAATATTCCTTTGGTGGGTTTTCATGATTGGTTGGCAGTGCTGATGAGCGGCAACAAGGCTCTTGTTAAATTGTCTTCAAAAGATGAACACCTGCCGCGTTTTTTATGGCAGCAATTGGCTTTGATTCAGGCTGATTTTGCACAGCAATCTACCGTATTTACCGAGCATATTATCCAAAATTTTGATGCCGTCATTGCCACCGGCAGCAACAATAGTGGTCGTTATTTTGAGCATTATTTTGCCAAATATCCGCATATTATTCGCAAAAACAGGGGAAGCGTGGCAGTATTGACGGGCAAAGAAACCCCGAATGATATAGAACAACTCGGGCAGGATATTTTTACTTATTTTGGTTTGGGCTGTCGCAATGTGTCTAAATTGTTCGTACCCAAGGGCTACGATTTTTCTTATCTTTTAGATCATTTGGAGTCTTTTTCGGAGATGATGCAACATCATAAATATAAAAACAATTATGATTATCTGCGCTCGCTGCTCTTACTCAATCAAACACCGCACTACGCCAGCGATTTTTTGATGCTGATAGAAAACAAAGCCGTAAGCTCACCTTTGAGTTGTGTGCATTTTGAATTTTATGACAGCAACGATGATTTGAGCAACCACCTCATTGAACAGGCGGCTGATATACAAGTCGTTGTAGGAGAAGGGTTTATTCCCTTTGGCAACACACAAAATCCGTCTCTCAGCGATTATGCCGACAAAATAGATACGATGCAGTTTCTATTGCAATTGCATACGCCTTAA
- a CDS encoding ferredoxin, protein MAIMITEECINCGACEPEFPNNAIYEGGLEWAIEDGTDLKGAYTLKKGKVLDAAIRNRPVSDDYSYIVSDKCTECVGFHEEPQCAAVCPVDCCVPDPDNVDTEAELLTRKEKLHV, encoded by the coding sequence ATGGCTATTATGATAACCGAAGAGTGCATTAATTGTGGAGCCTGCGAACCGGAGTTTCCCAATAATGCTATTTATGAGGGAGGTTTAGAGTGGGCGATAGAAGACGGCACAGATCTAAAAGGAGCCTATACATTAAAAAAAGGCAAAGTATTAGATGCAGCTATCCGCAACCGACCGGTTTCTGATGATTATTCCTATATTGTGAGCGATAAATGCACCGAATGTGTAGGCTTTCACGAAGAACCACAATGTGCGGCAGTGTGTCCGGTAGATTGTTGCGTACCCGACCCAGATAATGTGGACACAGAAGCGGAATTACTGACACGGAAAGAAAAATTACACGTGTAA
- a CDS encoding T9SS type A sorting domain-containing protein, translating to MKIFTLKSLLGSALLLVAMLFSMPAQAQDCTANLGTVTYPAGTNTTTTPPTLITNLVALDANPNLLLNNYDGFTGATDLLWVVVDADSLYDDANNALDGPIIVGFSEDGTFDFSTLGPGNYCYEALVYNQTEVTAILGAVGGILSCPNYIAENGALATLPDIYYCLVESGLYPASGVSFDRVVYSLEVVLPSFGVPQPCFDYTDSPAYCVEVAAAPAVICAANGGVLSPASSSVALGGYSTPFTATGQTTLAGYEQFFVLTTYVSGVEGLVDGNYVADLSLSGIFYANGNNYTTGDYDVWGLNVQGGIDTLVALFGQEQYLTAEMILAAVEAGDLCADFSEAAALEVTCGANAGMIMYADTTVELNGTLAAAETMSQNTDTTYSYGYFLAYDIDPDSGYVYDIVNFSLDGSFDFTDYPEGAYYVFGFQIANSYIDLFNSLLDDGSISAIENIQSGIEDGILCADLSEVQEIWHGAAVVVFDCENLQANVGDACDDGNANTENDMVNTSCECAGTPVAPTYDCENLQANVGDACDDGNANTENDMVTSGCVCAGTPVTPTYDCENLQANVGDACDDGNANTENDMVTSGCVCAGTVIAPTYDCENLQANVGDACDDGNANTENDMVNTSCECAGTPIAPTCAAEAGTVTPPANTTVAFGGTSEAPSVSGHNTSEAYSYVYVLTTDQPGNSTIYDIVAYNFNGEFSFSSLPAGTYNVHGLSILTEDLTTAVGAINNGLITSGEAALGAIANGVVCAELIVPGYQLTVQEAVNVCADFAVSASVDPCTAQQETQGLYSVTVSWEGGAAPYTIEIGGVVVEEDYSGTSYTISNQVNGDEYNVTVSDANGCFGSASGTGECSKCGNFEVSGIAECNEPGSAYDVAVSISNGTAPYDIIGTYNDDNYTSSSLDLLGITAGDEYILYITDSKGCTDTLSGSEPCKLDVDLIRFEGEVAAEGNLLIWATAAELNSDYYILQRSVDGINFINLANIDSKGNSTATQLYNYLDKTATPCTAHFYRLVEVDNYGYTEVISDVIRIFNAGQTCTDVTVAPNPATDKLTVVVGSSVNEESTITVYDVTGRIAFQQMATLVQGINSISLDINQLPAGAYQLIIVSNNSNKAVKFIKK from the coding sequence ATGAAGATCTTTACACTCAAAAGTCTTTTAGGTTCGGCTCTGTTGTTGGTGGCAATGTTGTTCTCTATGCCTGCACAAGCGCAAGATTGCACTGCCAATTTGGGAACTGTAACTTATCCCGCAGGAACAAATACCACAACCACACCGCCTACTTTAATCACAAATTTGGTGGCATTAGATGCCAATCCCAATCTTTTACTCAATAACTATGACGGCTTTACTGGTGCTACCGACTTGTTGTGGGTAGTAGTAGATGCCGACAGTTTGTATGACGATGCCAACAATGCCTTAGATGGTCCGATAATCGTAGGATTTTCTGAAGATGGCACTTTTGATTTCAGCACTTTGGGTCCTGGCAACTATTGCTACGAAGCTTTGGTATATAACCAAACCGAAGTAACGGCTATTTTGGGAGCAGTAGGAGGTATTTTGTCTTGTCCGAATTACATCGCCGAAAACGGAGCTTTGGCTACGCTTCCCGATATTTATTATTGTTTGGTAGAGTCAGGTTTGTATCCGGCTTCAGGTGTTTCATTTGACCGCGTTGTATATAGCTTAGAGGTAGTATTACCAAGTTTTGGTGTACCTCAACCTTGTTTTGATTACACCGATAGTCCCGCATATTGTGTAGAAGTAGCTGCTGCTCCTGCTGTTATTTGTGCGGCAAACGGCGGTGTTTTGTCACCTGCCAGCAGCTCAGTGGCCTTGGGCGGATACAGCACACCATTTACAGCTACTGGCCAAACTACTTTAGCTGGTTACGAACAATTTTTCGTATTGACTACCTACGTTTCAGGCGTAGAAGGGCTTGTTGATGGCAATTATGTTGCTGACCTGTCACTTTCCGGTATTTTTTATGCCAATGGCAACAACTATACCACAGGAGATTATGATGTATGGGGATTGAATGTACAAGGCGGTATAGATACTTTGGTAGCCCTATTTGGTCAAGAGCAATATTTAACAGCAGAGATGATATTAGCTGCCGTAGAAGCCGGAGATTTATGTGCAGATTTCAGCGAAGCTGCTGCTTTGGAAGTTACCTGCGGTGCAAATGCCGGAATGATAATGTACGCCGACACTACCGTAGAATTAAACGGCACTTTAGCTGCCGCTGAAACGATGTCACAAAATACAGATACTACATATAGCTATGGCTATTTTTTAGCTTATGATATAGACCCCGATAGCGGATATGTATATGATATTGTAAATTTTTCTTTAGATGGTTCTTTTGATTTTACAGATTACCCCGAAGGAGCTTATTATGTTTTCGGCTTCCAAATAGCCAATTCTTATATTGATTTATTCAATAGTTTGCTAGATGATGGTTCTATTTCTGCTATTGAAAATATTCAGTCCGGCATTGAAGATGGCATATTGTGTGCTGATTTAAGCGAAGTACAAGAAATATGGCACGGTGCAGCAGTTGTTGTATTTGATTGCGAAAACTTGCAAGCCAACGTAGGCGATGCTTGTGATGACGGCAACGCGAACACCGAAAATGATATGGTAAATACCTCTTGCGAATGTGCAGGAACACCAGTAGCACCTACTTACGATTGCGAAAACTTGCAAGCCAACGTAGGCGATGCTTGTGATGACGGCAACGCGAACACCGAAAATGATATGGTAACAAGCGGTTGCGTTTGTGCAGGAACACCAGTAACACCTACTTACGATTGCGAAAACTTGCAAGCCAATGTAGGCGATGCTTGTGATGACGGCAACGCGAACACCGAAAACGATATGGTAACAAGCGGTTGCGTTTGTGCAGGAACAGTAATTGCTCCTACTTACGATTGCGAAAACTTGCAAGCCAACGTAGGCGATGCTTGTGATGACGGCAACGCGAACACCGAAAATGATATGGTAAATACCTCTTGCGAATGTGCAGGAACACCAATTGCACCTACTTGCGCTGCCGAAGCCGGTACAGTTACACCTCCGGCTAACACAACAGTAGCTTTCGGTGGTACTTCAGAAGCACCAAGCGTAAGCGGTCATAATACGAGCGAAGCATACTCTTATGTATATGTATTGACAACTGACCAACCAGGCAACAGCACAATATATGACATAGTAGCTTATAATTTCAATGGTGAGTTCAGTTTTAGCAGTTTGCCTGCCGGAACTTACAACGTACACGGTTTGAGCATTTTAACCGAAGATTTGACAACAGCAGTAGGAGCCATCAACAACGGCTTAATTACAAGTGGCGAAGCAGCTTTGGGTGCTATTGCCAACGGTGTTGTATGTGCAGAATTAATCGTTCCGGGTTATCAATTAACTGTACAGGAAGCAGTAAATGTATGTGCTGATTTCGCAGTATCTGCTTCTGTTGATCCTTGTACAGCCCAACAAGAAACACAAGGTTTATATTCAGTAACAGTATCTTGGGAAGGTGGTGCTGCTCCTTATACCATTGAAATCGGCGGTGTAGTAGTAGAAGAAGATTATAGCGGAACTTCATATACCATTAGCAACCAAGTAAACGGCGATGAATACAATGTTACGGTTTCTGATGCCAACGGTTGTTTTGGCTCTGCCAGTGGCACAGGTGAGTGCAGCAAATGCGGCAATTTTGAAGTAAGCGGTATTGCTGAATGTAACGAGCCGGGTAGTGCTTATGATGTAGCCGTGAGCATCAGCAATGGTACTGCTCCTTATGACATTATAGGAACTTACAACGATGACAACTATACCTCCTCAAGTTTGGATTTATTAGGTATTACTGCTGGTGATGAATACATTTTATACATTACCGACAGCAAAGGTTGCACCGACACATTGAGTGGTTCAGAACCTTGTAAATTAGATGTAGATTTGATTCGTTTCGAAGGAGAAGTAGCAGCAGAAGGCAATTTATTGATTTGGGCTACTGCCGCCGAACTCAACAGCGACTATTACATTTTGCAACGCTCTGTTGATGGTATCAACTTCATCAACCTCGCAAACATTGACAGCAAAGGCAATAGCACTGCTACACAACTTTACAACTATTTGGATAAAACCGCAACACCTTGCACAGCACATTTCTACCGTCTTGTAGAAGTAGATAATTACGGCTATACCGAAGTTATCTCTGATGTAATTCGTATATTCAACGCCGGACAAACTTGTACAGATGTAACAGTTGCGCCAAACCCTGCTACCGATAAATTAACAGTAGTAGTAGGCAGCAGCGTAAACGAAGAAAGCACTATCACTGTATATGATGTAACGGGTCGTATTGCTTTCCAACAAATGGCTACTTTAGTTCAAGGTATCAACTCTATTTCTTTAGACATCAACCAATTGCCTGCTGGTGCTTATCAATTAATTATTGTGAGCAACAACAGCAATAAAGCGGTGAAATTTATTAAAAAATAA
- a CDS encoding C40 family peptidase, whose amino-acid sequence MQKKAVFVQSLVPVRSEPTHRSEMVSQGLFGESCVVLEQQAEWYKIKMQYDDYEGWAAAGQIAILAAAPLSDTTIVQGCKAAYLWRKETLNYQKKTRIYLEAGAELPNSVLSKNTFCINETEYEYKSRPTNSKTVVAPSSSNTAAKILQTARYFLGAPYLWGGRSRWGIDCSGLVQICHKLHHIALPRDAWQQAQIGERVEHLKEAQTADLAFFHNAQQRIVHVGILWNKKQIIHASNEVRIDTIDEKGIFNATLQRYTHTLAHIQRLIYH is encoded by the coding sequence ATGCAAAAAAAAGCAGTTTTTGTACAATCTTTAGTCCCTGTTCGCAGCGAACCCACCCACCGTAGCGAAATGGTATCACAAGGGCTTTTTGGCGAAAGTTGCGTTGTATTGGAACAACAAGCCGAATGGTATAAAATAAAAATGCAGTATGACGACTACGAAGGCTGGGCAGCAGCAGGACAAATAGCAATATTAGCAGCAGCACCGCTTTCGGATACCACCATTGTACAGGGTTGCAAAGCAGCTTATCTGTGGCGAAAAGAAACACTTAATTATCAAAAAAAAACAAGGATATACTTGGAAGCAGGAGCCGAATTACCAAATTCTGTGTTGAGCAAAAATACATTTTGTATCAACGAAACCGAATATGAATACAAAAGCCGGCCAACAAACTCAAAAACAGTTGTTGCCCCTTCCTCTTCGAACACCGCCGCAAAAATATTACAAACAGCTCGTTATTTTCTAGGCGCACCCTATTTGTGGGGCGGGCGCAGCAGGTGGGGCATAGATTGTTCGGGTTTGGTGCAAATATGCCACAAATTGCACCACATAGCACTGCCCCGCGATGCCTGGCAACAAGCGCAAATCGGTGAGCGTGTGGAGCATTTAAAAGAAGCTCAAACCGCTGATTTAGCTTTTTTTCATAATGCGCAGCAACGCATCGTACATGTAGGAATTTTATGGAATAAAAAACAAATTATCCACGCTTCCAACGAAGTGCGTATAGATACAATAGACGAGAAGGGTATTTTTAATGCCACACTCCAACGCTACACACATACCTTGGCACATATTCAGCGTTTAATATATCATTAG
- a CDS encoding GNAT family N-acetyltransferase — protein MATLHEINIMRYTPQYEAAVLALFRSNIPQYFAPEEENELAEYLRHHAHHHYLITNTENEILASGGFEVRGNSGIIAWDFVHPQQQRKGLGKLLLNFRLNKLQQYPNVQIVRVRTSQFAFEFYQKSGFILQNIQKDYWAKGFDLYDMEKLFS, from the coding sequence ATGGCAACACTTCACGAGATAAATATAATGCGCTACACACCGCAATATGAGGCGGCAGTATTAGCGTTATTCAGGAGCAATATTCCTCAATATTTCGCTCCCGAAGAAGAAAATGAATTGGCAGAATATTTACGGCATCATGCCCACCATCATTATTTAATTACGAATACCGAAAACGAAATATTAGCTTCGGGCGGCTTTGAAGTACGCGGCAACTCCGGCATTATCGCATGGGATTTTGTACACCCCCAACAGCAGCGAAAAGGTTTGGGAAAATTATTGCTGAACTTCCGTTTGAATAAATTGCAGCAATATCCAAATGTGCAAATAGTCAGGGTGCGCACTTCGCAGTTTGCTTTTGAATTTTACCAAAAATCAGGATTCATTTTACAAAACATTCAAAAAGATTATTGGGCAAAAGGATTTGATTTGTATGATATGGAAAAATTATTCAGCTAA